The following nucleotide sequence is from Triticum dicoccoides isolate Atlit2015 ecotype Zavitan chromosome 7B, WEW_v2.0, whole genome shotgun sequence.
NNNNNNNNNNNNNNNNNNNNNNNNNNNNNNNNNNNNNNNNNNNNNNNNNNNNNNNNNNNNNNNNNNNNNNNNNNNNNNNNNNNNNNNNNNNNNNNNNNNNNNNNNNNNNNNNNNNNNNNNNNNNNNNNNNNNNNNNNNNNNNNNNNNNNNNNNNNNNNNNNNNNNNNNNNNNNNNNNNNNNNNNNNNNNNNNNNNNNNNNNNNNNNNNNNNNNNNNNNNNNNNNNNNNNNNNNNNNNNNNNNNNNNNNNNNNNNNNNNNNNNNNNNNNNNNNNNNNNNNNNNNNNNNNNNNNNNNNNNNNNNNNNNNNNNNNNNNNNNNNNNNNNNNNNNNNNNNNNNNNNNNNNNNNNNNNNNNNNNNNNNNNNNNNNNNNNNNNNNNNNNNNNNNNNNNNNNNNNNNNNNNNNNNNNNNNNNNNNNNNNNNNNNNNNNNNNNNNNNNNNNNNNNNNNNNNNNNNNNNNNNNNNNNNNNNNNNNNNNNNNNNNNNNNNNNNNNNNNNNNNNNNNNNNNNNNNNNNNNNNNNNNNNNNNNNNNNNNNNNNNNNNNNNNNNNNNNNNNNNNNNNNNNNNNNNNNNNNNNNNNNNNNNNNNNNNNNNNNNNNNNNNNNNNNNNNNNNNNNNNNNNNNNNNNNNNNNNNNNNNNNNNNNNNNNNNNNNNNNNNNNNNNNNNNNNNNNNNNNNNNNNNNNNNNNNNNNNNNNNNNNNNNNNNNNNNNNNNNNNNNNNNNNNNNNNNNNNNNNNNNNNNNNNNNNNNNNNNNNNNNNNNNNNNNNNNNNNNNNNNNNNNNNNNNNNNNNNNNNNNNNNNNNNNNNNNNNNNNNNNNNNNNNNNNNNNNNNNNNNNNNNNNNNNNNNNNNNNNNNNNNNNNNNNNNNNNNNNNNNNNNNNNNNNNNNNNNNNNNNNNNNNNNNNNNNNNNNNNNNNNNNNNNNNNNNNNNNNNNNNNNNNNNNNNNNNNNNgtgctcgtgtgattgcttggtcctggaTGATCGACAGTGGCCTCAAATTTATTCTAACAGGCAGCGGTGCCACGACTTTGCCCCCTCTTTGGAGGTACCGCTGATGTAGTTAGGGTTGGCCGCTTCTCAGGGTGTGGGCGTCTAGGCGCAGTGTATCCCCATCGTCAATGATTCCTTCATAACTTCTTCACAACTCTGACCAGACCTGTCATCCACACGCGGATTATTCTTAAGTGTATGGATGAGGGGTGTATTGACCCAGACTGCTCTAGAGCCCTCGTGTTGTAGAGGTCTCCGACATCGATTTGTGACACATCTTGATTGTTGTGTGTCTTGCCTCCTCGTCATTGGCTTGAGGCTGGACAAGTCGAGGCGTTGATGTGTGATTAAAAGAATAGTGGTGTCATGGTCAAAAGATGTTGTCAAAAGATGTTATATCAACCGCTTGTTGAAGAATGATACTCCCTCTGGATAGGAATATAAGCCGGACATGAGATTTTAGGTCATCAATTTAACTAGTAGCAAAACACGTGTCATATACCAAAAAAAAGTAAATATTTTGAAATTTCAATCGACGACAAATTCAAAGATTTTCTTTATGACATACAACACATAtgggcgcttgcgtctgtactgtgtttaaAGATAAAAAATAGTTAAATTGAAGACATAAAAGACCCAAGCCAAGCTTATATTCCCATCGGAATACACCTTTTCTTTAGATGGTTTATTCCCACAGAAGAACATTGACAGCCAGGTGAGCCACCGTGCTCGCGCGCGTATGCACCGTGCACCTACCGCAGGGCAGTTCGAGCCTGGCACGCACCCAATACGACTCCAACCCGAAACAAGAATGTTCGTGCGGTCTTGCTCCCTTTCTTCTTGGTCGGCGgcgggagcagcagcagtagccgcGCGTGCCCCCGcgagccctcctcctctcccctcctccccGGCCACGCCGCCGCCCAAGCTCGGGTCCAGGTCCAtggcctcctccggcgccggcgccggagccGGCCGCGTCCGCCTCGCGGTCGTCGGCGATGTGGTactctccctccctccccctcttattAAAAGTTGAATAAAACCGCTAACCCTCTATTTCCTAGCGGGCGTGCTTCGGGTCGTCTTGACTGGCATGGATAGTTGTGGTTCTTCATGGGGTTGGTACGCGTAGTGGATTCTGAGCAGGGCGGAGGTGAGGATTGTGCACCGAAGTCTCTGCTCCTTGACCTGGTTAATTCAGTTAGGCTCCGTTTTGGGTGCAACAAGGGGGGTTCAGGTTCAACGATATCTGTTTTTGTTTGCGAATTGCGAGTGATGCATTTGATCGTCTGTTAGATAGGTCATATAGGACGATGAGTTGGATGTTATGGTTGCTGTATTGAAGACAGGTTGTGGCGTCTATNNNNNNNNNNNNNNNNNNNNNNNNNNNNNNNNNNNNNNNNNNNNNNNNNNNNNNNNNNNNNNNNNNNNNNNNNNNNNNNNNNNNNNNNNNNNNNNNNNNNNNNNNNNNNNNNNNNNNNNNNNNNNNNNNNNNNNNNNNNNNNNNNNNNNNNNNNNNNNNNNNNNNNNNNNNNNNNNNNNNNNNNNNNNNNNNNNNNNNNNNNNNNNNNNNNNNNNNNNNNNNNNNNNNNNNNNNNNNNNNNNNNNNNNNNNNNNNNNNNNNNNNNNNNNNNNNNNNNNNNNNNNNNNNNNNNNNNNNNNNNNNNNNNNNNNNNNNNNNNNNNNNNNNNNNNNNNNNNNNNNNNNNNNNNNNNNNNNNNNNNNNNNNNNNNNNNNNNNNNNNNNNNNNNNNNNNNNNNNNNNNNNNNNNNNNNTTGCTCATGGAGAGGGGGCAGACCGAGTAAGTATATATTGTGGGGAAATGCATTTCCTGCCTTCAAATATACCCTTCAAGTAGCATCTTTTGGATACCTTTTTTCTCTCCAACAAGCACCCAAATGTGTGTTGCTCTGTGTTATAAGAAGTTGCCAGGATTGCGCGAGAGTACAGATCAACCAAACTCAAACAAAAAGAAAACCAAACTAGTCTACCAGAAGAAACATGCAAAAATGGAGGAAAAGGCAGATCAACCGAACTCAAACATGCTGCGGCTGAGCGTGCAGCAGTAGGCATCTGAGTGCCTTCACACCAGCCCTCACAAGATTGACTCGGCACCAGGTGTCCTTCGAGCTTGTCGGCACCAGCGTGATCATCTGTTCTTTTGAACCACGATGTGAAATCACCGTTGGGCTGTGGTGGGATGGGGTTGCTGGCTCTTATTTCTCTGAAAGGGGAACAATTGTTAACTTTGACCTTCTTAAGTTTGGCTATATTAAACCATCAAAGTATAGAAAATAGATATATTGTTATCATGTATCCCCTGAAATCCACGTAACGAGAACAGGGTATTAATTGGATGTTATGCACTGGACATTGCAGCATGATGATTGGATCCTTGATGAAGATACAAAGGCACTCCATTTTCTTCAGGTATTGCACATTTATATGGATCCAGTCTGTTGTATTTGGATATCTCATCATGTTCATATTTCATTGTTGTAACTTCTCCCTTGTTCTACAATGTACTACACTACACATGTCCTGTCTGTTTGTAATGTGCTGGCCTCCATATGCTTGCCACCCATTCTTAATCATGTTACATGTGTTTCATTTACAATATAGGCATTGCACTTTGAAAGAAAAATTCATACCACAAATAATTCTCTATCCAGATTTTTTTGTTGTCAGAAGCTCTAACTTGTTATATTTGAAATGCAGCCAGATCTGGTGCTTTTTACAGGTATCCTTCCTTGCTATTTCTGCATTACATGATTTGCTAATTTCATTTTCGTTGGTGAAGTGCGTGCAATGTACTTATTGTTTGTCATCtcctgtttgttctcctctatttgtGGCAGGTGATTATGGCAACGAGAATATTCAACTTGTCAAAAGCATTTCGGATCTTCAGTTTCCAAAGGCGGCAATTCTTGGTAATCATGATTGCTGGCGTACACATCAATTTTCAGAGAAGTATGAGTCATATTTTCATTTAGTAAGTTGAAACTATAATAACTGCACTTAGCTATTCTGAAATCCTTGTGTACTTGATTGTTACTCAGGAAGGTAGATCGTGTCCGGCTTCAGCTTGCAAGGTAAGATCCTTTAATATGCTACGAGCTGCATTTGTGGAGATTTTGTTGGAGGAATTGCCAATTAATTAGTCTTGCAGGCTTGCACTATTGCTCTTCAGTTGTGCCATGACACTGTAACCACCATAAGGTTTCTAGCTTTACTGCTAGGACATTTTGTTAGGCGTTTCTCTTTTTATTTAAAAGCAAAGAACTAAGTTGGAACAATTCTTAAATTTAAGAGTGACTGAATCGAGTAAACTGTGGTTAGGGACCGCTGACGAAAAAAAGATTAACTAATTCTCAGTCTAATTTGGCTTTAGTAGTTCGCAGTGCTAGAAGTGcaggatgagtctggattattagcAGCATTCAGCAGACTATGATACCCTTTGTGCAGGAATGCGGCCAATGATACCTTTTTTTCTTGTGAATATCAGCCTTGGTGAGCAGCATGTTGGATATCAATGTTTGGATTTTCCAACAATAAAGCTGAGTGTTGTTGGTGGGCGACCATTTTCTTGTGGGGGTGACAGGTTATTTAGACCAAAGCTTCTGTCACAACGGTTGGTAAGAGATATACTAACCAATAGATACCTAGGTTCCTCAACTGTTCTGTTAGGTATATCTTTGTCATGAATTTGTTTCTATAATCTTGTCCTTCACTTCTGCTATTTCTGAATTATGTTTTCAAAGCTGTCATGTTAATTTGGTTAGTAATGGTTTGGTAATACAATGACCAGAGTGGCAGATATCATATTTATTTCCTTCTCATGTCAAGTATTAATGAATTATTTATCCATAAGTTATTGCTGTATTTGCCAGTAGATAAACATCCAGATGTCACCCTCCTGCATGGTTAGGAAAAATAAGTCCCGATGTCCAAGCTTAAAGGTTTCATAGTCTGTTCTCGATTAGGGAGATTCCTAATTGTATCACAAGGCTAGTTTGTTATCCTGTGCTTGACTACTTGTGCTAGGCAGTAAAAATATCAGTGCGTGAGGTGCCTACAAGGATCTAAGGCCTAAGGGTAATATGCTGTATGTTATAATCTTAAATAATCTTAAGAAGACGAGGATACCAGACCAGATATGTAGAGTAATTGGTTCCTTAACTGGTTTTGGTTATGGAACTAGCTTATTAGTCTGCAACTCTGCATTCACTGAGCGCTAGGATTAATACAGCCCAGCCTCCAAAAGTTTCACTGGAACTATTTTCACCTCTTTGCTGTTTGCCCATTTTGTTGACACTCTGATACACCTACGAGATGTGGTAGTTCACTGCCATTTGGCCATTCCTACAACTTCTTAGTCTGCCTTACAAGGGAAGTGCATCACAGGCCATTCTTGCTTTTGTCCTCTCCCTTCTGTGAAGAACTTCTGTTGTTGTTCATAAGTCATAACTGTAACTTATAATTCATCGCTCTTTGGTTGGCTGCGACCATTCGTGTAGGTATGGTGTCGATGATATGGCAGGAAGTGCGAGGAAGATATACGATGCTGCTACAGCTGCACCAGAGGAGCATTCTGTCATACTACTTGCACATAATGGACCAACAGGTCTCTGAACATTCGAATAATCTAGTTGTATAGACATCTCATGTCCTAACAAGCTTACCTTTTATCATGCCTACGCAGGTCTAGGTTCAAGAATTGATGATATCTGCGGGCGGGATTGGGTAGCTGGCGGTGGCGATCATGGCGATCCAGGTCTGGTATTCATGACGATACTTCCCCTCTAGTTACCTTTTCTGAAACAGTTGCTTCATATGGAAACTTCTGTAGATCTGGAACAGGCGATATCTGACCTGCAAAGAGAAACCGGGGTTTCGATCCCGCTGGTCGTGTTCGGGCACATGCACAAGAGCTTAGCCTACGGGGGAGGCCTCAGGAAGATGATCGCCTTCGGAGCCAACAACCAGACCATATATCTGAACGGAGCGGTCGTGCCTAGGGTGAAGCCTGCAGAAGCAATGAGCCCCTCCACGATCACCACCAGCGAAAGAGATGAGCTCCAAGAATCGGCATCCGTGGGGCCCATGTCACGGGCGTTCACCACTGTCGACCTCTTCGACGGCACCGTCGAGAAGATCTCTGAGGTCTGGGTGCTGGTGAGCGGGGCCCAGGCTGAGCTCGAGGAGGAGACTGTCCTGTACAAGCGACCTTGTGAGCATATGTGACGTCTAGGCTGGTATGAATAATGCTGTATGTAAATGTGATGTGGCGGTGCTGGAGCTGTTGAGGTGTGCGAGTTGCTGTGTATGGACGAGAGTGCGTGACACTGGGATTGGGGAAGTCAGTATTCCCGGAGGCCTTCAACGAGAGATACTTGAGCTTTCCTTACCACAGTGGGTCGTTACTAGTGGCACGTTCGACCACACCCGTGATACTGCTAACGTGTGCTGCCCAGATAAATTCTTCTGAAATCGGTCATTCAGCCAATTCTGACGTACCTTATGAGTACGTTCCTGTTAACAAAAAAAGTTTGTAAGAGTTATAACTTCTCCCATGGCGAAATATTTTTGGAGCAGCTCACTTGACAAGAAATCAGTGCACTGGTTGTCCTGGAGCAACCCAGCAACTCCGAAATGCAAATGTGGCATGGGATTGGGAGTCTTGCATCTGTTTAACCTTGCTTTACTTGGAAAACATGGTTGGCATTTCTTGACAAATCCAAATTCCTTGTCTGCAAGAGTACTGAATGGGTGTTATTTTTCCAGAGGTTGATTTTAT
It contains:
- the LOC119336954 gene encoding uncharacterized protein LOC119336954 isoform X1, coding for MFVRSCSLSSWSAAGAAAVAARAPASPPPLPSSPATPPPKLGSRSMASSGAGAGAGRVRLAVVGDVHDDWILDEDTKALHFLQPDLVLFTGDYGNENIQLVKSISDLQFPKAAILGNHDCWRTHQFSEKKVDRVRLQLASLGEQHVGYQCLDFPTIKLSVVGGRPFSCGGDRLFRPKLLSQRYGVDDMAGSARKIYDAATAAPEEHSVILLAHNGPTGLGSRIDDICGRDWVAGGGDHGDPDLEQAISDLQRETGVSIPLVVFGHMHKSLAYGGGLRKMIAFGANNQTIYLNGAVVPRVKPAEAMSPSTITTSERDELQESASVGPMSRAFTTVDLFDGTVEKISEVWVLVSGAQAELEEETVLYKRPCEHM
- the LOC119336954 gene encoding uncharacterized protein LOC119336954 isoform X2, whose amino-acid sequence is MRPMIPFFLVNISLGEQHVGYQCLDFPTIKLSVVGGRPFSCGGDRLFRPKLLSQRYGVDDMAGSARKIYDAATAAPEEHSVILLAHNGPTGLGSRIDDICGRDWVAGGGDHGDPDLEQAISDLQRETGVSIPLVVFGHMHKSLAYGGGLRKMIAFGANNQTIYLNGAVVPRVKPAEAMSPSTITTSERDELQESASVGPMSRAFTTVDLFDGTVEKISEVWVLVSGAQAELEEETVLYKRPCEHM